One genomic segment of Scophthalmus maximus strain ysfricsl-2021 chromosome 3, ASM2237912v1, whole genome shotgun sequence includes these proteins:
- the racgap1 gene encoding rac GTPase-activating protein 1: MMETAVLSLQSLYDTLRTQVDVLNENIEPNFIQMAQNFDDCRRRWLRTEQELGSCKEVLTKAETERGALEVKLKHARNQVDVEIRRRQKAEADCEKLDRQIQLIRDLLTSEGSSNSIQLSAEQRSALAFLNTNCQAAAASLNTSRRLKTIDESASILSDISYDKTDDSLDWDSSNIRTVRLKKREKRRSSRNHVDGPPLASKRSRSTGRTSERGNETLVTKTTVTVPANGGPVEAVSTIESIPYWTRSRRRTAAMEWDSESLKSEDVVFKQPGVPEGRAQPSTPQSNGGGVRLHEFVSKTVIKPESCVPCGKRIKFGKISLKCRDCKVVSHPECRERCPLPCIPNLGATPVKIGEGVLADYVPDTSPMIPPLVVHCISEIEQRGLREAGLYRLSGSDRTVKELKEKFLRSKTVPVLSKVDDIHAITGLFKDFLRNLKEPLLTFRLNRPFMEAAEVSDDDNSIALIYQTISDLPQANRDTLAFVALHLQRVASSLDTKMDIGNLARVFGPTIVGHAVPNPEPMTILQDTKRQPKVVQRLLSLPADYWGQFVMAESEPPNLDHLIIENANCYATPDRGMSMLGPLTTPEHQLNKTPSSSSLSQRMKSSLTPRFGSKSKSAVGFSRQGKFFASPLLK; this comes from the exons ATGATGGAGACGGCGGTGCTGAGCCTCCAGAGTCTGTACGACACGCTGAGGACGCAGGTGGACGTCCTCAACGAGAACATCGAACCCA ACTTCATTCAGATGGCACAAAACTTCGACGACTGCCGTCGCAGGTGGCTGAGGACGGAGCAGGAGCTGGGCTCCTGCAAGGAGGTCCTCACCAAGGCGGAGACGGAGCGCGGAGCCCTGGAGGTCAAACTCAAACACGCCCGCAACCAGGTGGACGTGGAGATCCGGCGCAGGCAGAAGGCCGAGGCCGACTGCGAGAAGTTG GACCGTCAAATCCAGCTGATCCGTGACCTGCTGACCAGCGAGGGCTCCAGCAACAGCATCCAGCTGAGTGCAGAGCAGCGCTCGGCTCTGGCCTTCCTGAACACCAACTgtcaggcggcggcggccagcCTCAACACCAGCCGGAG ACTGAAGACAATCGATGAGTCCGCCTCGATCCTGTCAGATATCAGCTACGACAAAACGGACGACTCTCTC GACTGGGACTCCTCCAACATTAGGACGGTGCGACTGAAAAAGCGAGAAAAAAGG CGCTCCTCGAGGAACCACGTGGACGGTCCTCCACTCGCCTCCAAGAGGTCTCGATCAACAGGCAGAACCTCGGAGAGG GGAAATGAGACTCTGGTGACAAAGACCACGGTGACTGTCCCTGCAAACGGAGGACCCGTGGAGGCGGTTTCTACCATTGAAAGTATTCCGTACTGGACTCGCAGCCGGCGAAGGACTG CCGCCATGGAGTGGGACTCTGAATCCCTCAAGTCCGAGGACGTTGTCTTCAAGCAGCCCGGCGTCCCTGAGGGAAGAGCCCAGCCCAGCACGCCGCAGAGCAATGGGGGCGGCGTGCGCCTTCACGAGTTTGTCTCCAAAACC GTCATTAAGCCGGAGTCCTGCGTTCCCTGCGGGAAGAGGATCAAGTTTGGCAAGATCTCCCTGAAGTGCCGAGACTGCAAGGTCGTCTCGCACCCCGAGTGTCGCGAGCGGTGCCCTCTGCCGTGCATCCCCAACCTGGGCGCCACACCGGTCAAAATCGGGGAG GGCGTGCTTGCCGACTACGTCCCCGACACGTCGCCCATGATCCCCCCTCTCGTGGTCCACTGCATCAGCGAGATCGAGCAAAGAGGCCTTCGCGAG GCCGGACTGTACCGCCTGTCCGGGTCTGACCGCACCgtgaaggagctgaaggagaagtTCCTGCGCAGCAAAACCGTCCCCGTGCTGAGCAAGGTGGACGACATCCACGCCATCACCGGCCTCTTCAAGGACTTCCTGCGCAACCTCAAGGAGCCGCTCCTCACCTTCCGCCTGAACCGGCCCTTCATGGAGGCGGCCG AGGTTTCAGACGACGACAACAGCATCGCTCTGATATACCAGACCATCAGTGACCTGCCGCAGGCCAACAGAGACACGCTGGCCTTTGTCGCCCTTCACCTGCAGAG AGTGGCTTCGAGTTTGGACACCAAGATGGACATCGGTAACCTGGCTCGAGTTTTTGGTCCAACCATTGTGGGTCATGCGGTTCCTAACCCAGAACCCATGACCATCCTGCAGGACACCAAACGACAGCCTAAG GTCGTGCAGCGTCTGTTGTCTCTGCCGGCCGACTACTGGGGCCAATTTGTGATGGCGGAAAGCGAGCCGCCCAACCTGGACCACCTGATCATCGAGAACGCCAACTGCTACGCCACCCCCGACAGAGGCATGAGCATGCTGGGACCCCTGACCACGCCGGAGCACCAGCTCAACAAAACCCCCTCGTCCAGCTCCTTGTCTCAGCGCATGAAGTCCTCTCTGACGCCCag ATTCGGGAGCAAGAGCAAATCTGCAGTGGGATTCTCTCGCCAAGGAAAGTTCTTTGCATCTCCGCTCCTCAAGTGA
- the si:ch211-210c8.6 gene encoding uncharacterized protein si:ch211-210c8.6, translated as MGSTLVRCAATDLGIQWAGWALAAAFRTEKFYDLAGSGTFILLAHLSRIWGGASHVRQKVQTGLVTAWGLRLGTFLFMRILKDGHDRRFNHVRDSPGTFFVYWTVQALWVFMTLLPTLMLNSEKRDVPLGARDYIGWTIWGLGFATEAIADQQKWLFKRDPDNAGKFIQSGLWAHSRHPNYLGEILQWSGLWLSASSTMQGPQYLSAASPLFVWFLLRHVSGIPILEKQAMKKWGSDAAFLKYVRTTPLLWPWPKF; from the exons ATGGGGAGCACGTTGGTCCGATGCGCCGCGACGGACCTGGGCATCCAGTGGGCCGGCTGGGCTCTGGCCGCCGCCTTCAGAACCGAGAAGTTCTACGACTTGGCAG GATCAGGGACTTTTATACTACTTGCCCACCTGAGTCGCATCTGGGGAGGAGCCAGTCACGTCCGGCAGAAGGTGCAGACCGGGTTGGTGACAGCCTGGGGACTCAG GCTGGGGACATTCCTCTTCATGCGGATCTTGAAGGACGGTCACGATCGCAGATTCAACCATGTCCGCGACAGCCCCGGGACTTTCTTTGTATACTGGACTGTTCAAG CTCTGTGGGTGTTCATGACCCTCCTGCCCACACTCATGCTGAACAGCGAGAAGCGAGATGTTCCCCTGGGAGCAAGGGACTACATCGGCTGGACTATTTGGGGCCTCGGCTTTGCCACGGAGGCGATTGCCGACCAGCAGAAATGGCTTTTTAAGCGCGACCCGGACAACGCC GGGAAGTTCATCCAGAGTGGACTCTGGGCCCACAGCCGGCATCCCAACTACCTCGGAGAGATCCTGCAGTGGTCGGGCCTGTGGCTCTCGGCCTCGTCGACGATGCAGGGCCCGCAGTACCTGAGCGCGGCGTCGCCGCTCTTCGTCTGGTTCCTGCTGCGTCACGTCAGCGGCATCCCCATCCTGGAGAAGCAGGCCATGAAGAAGTGGGGCTCCGACGCTGCCTTTCTGAAATACGTCAGAACAACGCCTCTCCTCTGGCCGTGGCCCAAATTTTGA